A part of Chitinimonas koreensis genomic DNA contains:
- a CDS encoding CoA-acylating methylmalonate-semialdehyde dehydrogenase produces the protein MATTLHHWINGAETAGSSGRFGDVYDPSQGEVTARVPLASPAELDAAVAAAQAAFPAWAATPPLRRARVMFKFKELLERHADELVAAISTEHGKVRADAHGELVRGIEVVEFACGAPHLLKGEFCENVGTAVDSYSLRQPLGVVAGITPFNFPAMVPMWMFPLALVAGNCFILKPSERDPSASLLMARLLKEAGLPDGVFSVVHGDKAAVDAILANPDIQAVSFVGSTPIAQYIYAEGTARGKRVQALGGAKNHMVVMPDADLDQAVDALMGAAYGSAGERCMAISVAVAVGDATADALIERLAPKVRALKIGAWDSSADVEMGPLVTRQHRDKVAGYIDAGVAEGAKLVVDGRGFVAAGCESGFFLGGTLFDGVRTEMKVYQEEIFGPVLCVVRVDSYEEAVRITNAHAYGNGTAIFTRDGDAARDFVARIQVGMVGVNVPIPVPMAFMSFGGWKQSLFGDHHAYGAEGIRFYTRLKTVTARWPQSIRSGAEFVMPTMK, from the coding sequence ATGGCAACCACCCTGCACCACTGGATCAACGGCGCCGAAACCGCCGGCAGCTCGGGCCGCTTCGGCGACGTCTACGACCCCTCGCAAGGCGAAGTCACCGCCCGCGTGCCGCTGGCCTCGCCGGCCGAGCTCGACGCCGCCGTCGCCGCCGCGCAGGCCGCCTTCCCGGCCTGGGCCGCCACCCCGCCGCTGCGCCGCGCCCGGGTGATGTTCAAGTTCAAGGAGCTGCTCGAGCGCCATGCCGACGAGCTGGTCGCGGCGATCTCGACCGAGCACGGCAAGGTCCGCGCCGACGCCCACGGCGAGCTGGTGCGCGGCATCGAGGTGGTCGAGTTCGCCTGCGGCGCGCCCCACCTGCTCAAGGGCGAGTTCTGCGAGAACGTCGGCACCGCGGTCGACAGCTACAGCCTGCGCCAGCCGCTGGGCGTGGTGGCCGGCATCACGCCGTTCAACTTCCCGGCCATGGTGCCGATGTGGATGTTCCCGCTGGCCCTGGTGGCCGGCAACTGCTTCATCCTCAAGCCCAGCGAGCGCGACCCGTCGGCTTCGTTGCTGATGGCGCGGCTGCTCAAGGAAGCCGGCCTGCCCGACGGCGTGTTCAGCGTGGTGCACGGCGACAAGGCCGCGGTCGACGCGATCCTGGCCAACCCGGACATCCAGGCGGTCAGCTTCGTCGGCTCGACCCCGATCGCCCAGTACATCTATGCCGAGGGCACCGCGCGCGGCAAGCGCGTGCAGGCGCTCGGCGGCGCCAAGAACCACATGGTGGTGATGCCCGACGCCGACCTCGACCAGGCGGTCGACGCGCTGATGGGCGCCGCCTACGGCTCGGCCGGCGAGCGCTGCATGGCGATCTCGGTGGCGGTGGCGGTCGGCGACGCGACGGCCGATGCGCTGATCGAGCGGCTGGCGCCCAAGGTGCGCGCGCTCAAGATCGGCGCCTGGGACAGCTCGGCCGACGTCGAGATGGGCCCGCTGGTGACGCGCCAGCACCGCGACAAGGTGGCCGGCTATATCGATGCCGGCGTGGCCGAGGGCGCCAAGCTGGTGGTCGATGGCCGCGGCTTCGTTGCGGCCGGCTGCGAGAGCGGCTTCTTCCTCGGCGGCACGCTGTTCGACGGCGTGCGCACCGAGATGAAGGTGTACCAGGAAGAGATCTTCGGCCCGGTGCTGTGCGTGGTGCGGGTCGACAGCTACGAAGAGGCGGTACGCATCACCAATGCCCACGCCTACGGCAACGGCACGGCGATCTTCACCCGCGACGGCGACGCGGCGCGCGACTTCGTGGCGCGCATCCAGGTCGGCATGGTCGGCGTCAACGTGCCGATCCCGGTGCCGATGGCCTTCATGAGCTTCGGCGGCTGGAAGCAATCGCTGTTCGGCGACCACCACGCCTACGGCGCCGAGGGCATCCGCTTCTACACCCGACTCAAGACCGTGACGGCGCGCTGGCCGCAGTCGATCCGTTCGGGCGCCGAGTTCGTGATGCCGACGATGAAGTGA
- a CDS encoding tetratricopeptide repeat-containing diguanylate cyclase → MYSLLDQLLPPEPMRRLLMSASELLDTHPGQLLELADEALAACREAGDAPGQLQAAYWRALALRFLGDCAAAIETLHAARQLATATEDREGMVLIQLGYGRVSTATGLYDAALEFLTRAARLARAALPPDHPVLLDIERGFCILKSRVGHHVEAVQEYLELAERYLERDQLRDAAYCFNNAGNNCSRMLDYEQALRCYARAEALIRQSGDWPLLLAVLRSNRATPLRALGRDDEALRGLLESLPVLMLAGQRSSEIDTRLKLGRLYAESGDVAGGELLLRRALELADESGFTPLRMEIHEELARCGKQRGDYAGALEHTEAAIALRGDMSIKEAADRLERASTLRELERALQAVDDERSRRIEAEASNSQLKLLADALAESSRQQNRLVEALRRESQTDALTGVANRRQLEARLTEEHARARRYGRPLSLLFIDIDHFKRINDRHSHLVGDSVLRALAALAVDVLRQNDLIGRYGGEEFVVLLPETAAAGARLVGDKLRLTVSGYHWDAIAPGLAVTISIGVAELAPDEAMEPWLGRGDAALYRAKQGGRNRVELA, encoded by the coding sequence ATGTATTCCCTGCTCGACCAACTGCTGCCCCCCGAGCCGATGCGGCGTCTCTTGATGTCCGCCTCGGAATTGCTCGACACCCATCCCGGCCAGTTGCTGGAATTGGCCGACGAGGCGCTGGCCGCCTGCCGCGAGGCGGGCGACGCGCCGGGCCAGCTGCAGGCCGCCTACTGGCGCGCGCTGGCGCTGCGCTTCCTGGGCGACTGCGCGGCCGCGATCGAGACCCTGCACGCGGCGCGCCAGCTGGCGACGGCCACCGAGGACCGCGAGGGCATGGTGCTGATCCAGCTCGGCTACGGCCGCGTCTCGACCGCCACCGGGCTGTACGACGCCGCGCTCGAATTCCTCACCCGCGCCGCCCGCCTGGCGCGCGCCGCGCTGCCGCCCGATCACCCGGTGCTGCTCGATATCGAGCGCGGCTTCTGCATCCTCAAGTCGCGCGTCGGCCACCACGTCGAGGCCGTGCAGGAATACCTCGAACTGGCCGAGCGCTATCTCGAACGCGACCAGCTGCGCGACGCCGCCTACTGCTTCAACAACGCCGGCAACAACTGCTCGCGGATGCTCGACTACGAGCAGGCGCTGCGCTGCTACGCACGCGCCGAGGCGCTGATCCGCCAGAGCGGCGACTGGCCGCTGCTGCTGGCGGTGCTGCGCAGCAACCGCGCCACCCCGCTGCGGGCGCTGGGCCGCGACGACGAGGCGCTGCGCGGCCTGCTCGAATCGCTGCCGGTGCTGATGCTGGCCGGCCAGCGTTCGAGCGAGATCGACACCCGGCTCAAGCTCGGCCGGCTGTATGCCGAGTCCGGCGACGTCGCGGGCGGCGAGCTGCTGCTGCGGCGCGCGCTGGAGCTGGCCGACGAGAGCGGCTTCACGCCGCTGCGGATGGAGATCCACGAAGAACTGGCGCGTTGCGGCAAGCAGCGCGGCGACTACGCCGGCGCGCTCGAGCACACCGAGGCGGCGATCGCGCTGCGCGGCGACATGTCGATCAAGGAGGCGGCCGACCGGCTCGAGCGTGCCTCCACGCTGCGCGAGCTGGAGCGTGCGCTGCAGGCGGTCGACGACGAGCGCAGCCGCCGCATCGAGGCCGAGGCGTCGAACTCGCAGCTCAAGCTCTTGGCCGATGCGCTGGCCGAGTCGTCGCGGCAGCAGAACCGGCTGGTCGAGGCGCTGCGGCGCGAGAGCCAGACCGATGCGCTGACCGGCGTGGCCAACCGCCGCCAGCTCGAGGCGAGGCTGACCGAGGAACATGCGCGCGCGCGCCGCTACGGCCGGCCGCTGTCGCTGCTGTTCATCGACATCGACCATTTCAAGCGTATCAACGACCGCCATTCGCACCTGGTCGGCGACTCCGTACTGCGTGCGCTGGCCGCGCTGGCGGTCGACGTGCTGCGCCAGAACGACCTGATCGGCCGCTATGGCGGCGAGGAATTCGTGGTGCTGCTGCCCGAGACCGCGGCGGCCGGCGCCCGGCTGGTCGGCGACAAGCTGCGGCTGACGGTATCCGGCTACCACTGGGACGCGATCGCGCCGGGGTTGGCAGTGACCATCAGCATCGGCGTGGCCGAGCTGGCGCCGGACGAGGCGATGGAGCCGTGGCTGGGGCGCGGCGATGCGGCCTTGTACCGGGCCAAGCAGGGCGGGCGGAATCGGGTGGAGCTGGCCTGA
- a CDS encoding peptidylprolyl isomerase, whose product MTRHRLASALACLAIALPAAAASPSPADIIKQSKPADWRPLDPQNTVVMEVNGSPVVFELAPRFAPRHAANVRKLVQGGYFSGLAVIRVQDNFVAQWGDPNEESEDKSKLRPLGAAEAKLPAEFSIPYQGLPIARLSGADGYAPVTGFVDGLPVAADPKRNRAWIPHCYGVIGAGRGDTVDSSNGSSLYAIIGQSPRALDLNITVVGRVLKGMEALSSLPRGGGAMGFYDKPEQNVPLGKVRLLADIPPAERPAFEVMRTDTATWRALAEARRHASGDWYVHSAEHVNVCNVSVPTRPLAQPAS is encoded by the coding sequence ATGACCCGTCACCGCCTCGCCAGCGCCCTGGCCTGCCTCGCCATCGCCCTGCCGGCCGCCGCCGCTTCGCCCAGCCCGGCCGACATCATCAAGCAGTCCAAGCCGGCCGACTGGCGGCCGCTCGATCCGCAGAACACGGTGGTGATGGAGGTGAACGGCAGCCCGGTGGTGTTCGAACTGGCGCCGCGCTTCGCCCCGCGCCACGCCGCCAACGTCCGCAAGCTGGTGCAGGGCGGCTATTTCAGCGGCCTGGCGGTGATCCGGGTGCAGGACAACTTCGTCGCCCAGTGGGGCGATCCGAACGAAGAGAGCGAAGACAAGAGCAAGCTGCGCCCGCTCGGCGCGGCCGAGGCCAAGCTGCCGGCCGAGTTCTCGATTCCCTACCAGGGCCTGCCGATCGCGCGGCTCAGCGGCGCCGACGGCTATGCGCCGGTCACCGGCTTCGTCGACGGCCTGCCGGTGGCGGCCGATCCCAAGCGCAACCGCGCCTGGATTCCGCACTGCTACGGCGTGATCGGCGCCGGCCGCGGCGACACCGTCGACAGCAGCAACGGCAGCAGCCTGTACGCCATCATCGGCCAGTCGCCGCGCGCGCTCGACCTCAACATCACGGTGGTCGGCCGGGTGCTCAAGGGCATGGAGGCGCTGTCGTCGCTGCCGCGCGGCGGCGGCGCGATGGGCTTCTACGACAAGCCCGAGCAGAACGTGCCGCTGGGCAAGGTGCGGTTGCTGGCCGACATCCCGCCGGCCGAGCGGCCCGCCTTCGAGGTGATGCGCACCGACACCGCCACCTGGCGCGCGCTGGCCGAGGCGCGCCGGCATGCGAGCGGCGACTGGTACGTGCATAGCGCCGAGCACGTCAACGTGTGCAACGTCAGCGTGCCGACGCGGCCGCTGGCGCAGCCGGCGAGTTGA
- a CDS encoding bifunctional ADP-dependent NAD(P)H-hydrate dehydratase/NAD(P)H-hydrate epimerase encodes MFYTLAQLRGIEQRALALGLPLMQRAGQAAADFAAARIDPAAPVTVLAGPGNNGGDALVAATALRRYGHPVELVMPAGPDGLPADAAQAYRNWRAAGGVERATLPDAPAALLVDGLFGLGLNRPLPDHWQALIHAANAQGAPILALDVPSGIAADRGTALGEPIRADWTLNFIGTARGLVTGAAVDACGEIHLATLDLPDALRPPGEVGDTAELMRAMRLERPRDSHKGRFGSVAVLGGAAGMAGAALLAGRAALHAGAGKVYAGLLDPAAPRVDFGRPELMLRTADAALLDAADVLVVGPGLGREAAARDLLVATLAQDKPLLLDADALNLLALEPALFGALQGRHAATVLTPHPTEAARLLCCNTATVQADRYGAAARLAETTGATVVLKGAGTLLAEAGGDGTDRPPTGRSAVNRSGGAALANAGQGDVLGGIVGALLAQGLDGWQAAAAAVRVHGLASDRLVARDGRLATLAGEVAEEAGRVLGAWAAGRLDDALI; translated from the coding sequence ATGTTCTACACCCTCGCCCAACTGCGCGGCATCGAGCAGCGCGCGCTGGCGCTGGGCCTGCCGCTGATGCAGCGCGCCGGCCAGGCCGCCGCCGATTTCGCCGCCGCCCGCATCGATCCCGCCGCGCCGGTCACCGTGCTGGCCGGCCCCGGCAACAACGGCGGCGACGCGCTGGTGGCCGCCACCGCGCTGCGCCGCTACGGCCACCCGGTCGAGCTGGTGATGCCGGCCGGGCCCGACGGCCTGCCGGCCGATGCGGCGCAAGCCTACCGCAACTGGCGCGCGGCCGGCGGCGTGGAACGCGCCACGCTGCCCGACGCGCCGGCCGCGCTGCTGGTCGACGGCCTGTTCGGCCTGGGGCTGAACCGGCCGCTGCCCGATCACTGGCAAGCGTTGATCCATGCGGCCAATGCCCAGGGGGCGCCGATCCTGGCGCTCGACGTGCCGAGCGGCATCGCGGCCGACCGCGGCACGGCGCTGGGCGAGCCGATCCGCGCCGACTGGACGCTGAACTTCATCGGCACCGCGCGCGGCCTGGTCACCGGCGCGGCGGTCGATGCCTGCGGCGAGATCCATCTGGCCACGCTCGACCTGCCCGATGCGCTGCGGCCGCCGGGCGAGGTGGGCGACACCGCCGAGCTGATGCGGGCCATGCGGCTGGAGCGTCCGCGCGATTCGCACAAGGGCCGCTTCGGCAGCGTGGCGGTGCTCGGCGGCGCCGCCGGCATGGCCGGCGCGGCGTTGCTGGCCGGCCGCGCCGCGCTGCACGCCGGTGCGGGCAAGGTCTACGCCGGCCTGCTCGACCCGGCCGCGCCAAGGGTCGATTTCGGCCGGCCCGAGCTGATGCTGCGCACGGCCGACGCGGCGCTGCTCGACGCCGCCGACGTGCTGGTGGTCGGCCCCGGCCTGGGCCGCGAAGCGGCCGCGCGGGACCTGCTGGTGGCGACGCTGGCGCAGGACAAGCCGCTGCTGCTCGACGCCGACGCGCTCAACCTCTTGGCACTGGAGCCGGCGCTGTTCGGCGCGCTGCAAGGCCGACACGCCGCCACCGTACTGACACCGCACCCCACCGAGGCGGCACGGCTGCTGTGCTGCAATACCGCCACCGTGCAGGCCGACCGCTATGGCGCGGCCGCGCGGCTGGCCGAGACCACCGGCGCGACGGTGGTGCTCAAGGGCGCCGGTACGCTGCTGGCCGAGGCGGGCGGCGACGGGACCGATCGGCCGCCGACCGGCCGCAGCGCGGTCAACCGCAGCGGCGGCGCGGCGCTGGCCAATGCCGGCCAGGGCGACGTGCTCGGCGGCATCGTCGGCGCCTTGCTGGCGCAAGGGCTGGACGGCTGGCAGGCGGCGGCCGCCGCGGTGCGCGTGCACGGCCTGGCCAGCGACCGCCTGGTGGCGCGCGACGGCCGGCTGGCCACGCTGGCCGGCGAGGTGGCCGAGGAAGCCGGCCGGGTGCTCGGCGCCTGGGCGGCCGGCCGGCTCGACGACGCACTCATCTGA
- a CDS encoding type 1 glutamine amidotransferase — protein MQPIAIIQHVADDGPSYFATWLERAGLPYRVFRLYEGDALPKRAADHAGLCILGGPMSANDALPYFPQLFGLVREAVAAEVPLLGHCLGGQIMARALGGTVQASEQVEIGWSELTVEPAGVRWLGEVQRPRLFQWHGESFSIPPGATRLVTGDHCANQAFEYGGRHLAMQFHCEVDEAKVRRWLVIGEQELASCASPAVQQAEAILPDLAERLVPSQRLADRIYGEWAKGLAR, from the coding sequence ATGCAGCCCATCGCCATCATCCAGCACGTCGCCGACGACGGTCCGAGCTACTTCGCCACCTGGCTGGAGCGAGCCGGCCTGCCTTACCGGGTGTTCCGCCTGTACGAGGGCGACGCGCTGCCGAAGCGGGCCGCCGATCATGCCGGCCTGTGCATCCTCGGCGGGCCGATGAGCGCCAACGACGCGCTGCCTTACTTCCCGCAGCTGTTCGGCCTGGTGCGCGAGGCGGTGGCGGCCGAGGTGCCGCTGCTCGGCCATTGCCTCGGCGGCCAGATCATGGCGCGTGCGCTCGGCGGCACGGTGCAGGCATCCGAGCAGGTCGAGATCGGCTGGAGCGAACTGACGGTCGAGCCGGCCGGCGTGCGCTGGCTCGGCGAGGTGCAGCGGCCGCGGCTGTTCCAATGGCACGGCGAGAGCTTCAGCATCCCGCCCGGCGCGACCCGGCTGGTGACCGGCGACCATTGCGCCAACCAGGCCTTCGAATACGGCGGCCGCCACCTGGCCATGCAGTTCCACTGCGAGGTGGACGAGGCCAAGGTGCGGCGCTGGCTGGTGATCGGCGAGCAGGAGCTGGCGAGCTGCGCGTCGCCCGCGGTGCAGCAGGCCGAGGCGATCCTGCCGGACCTGGCCGAGAGGCTGGTGCCGAGCCAGCGGCTGGCGGACCGGATCTACGGCGAGTGGGCGAAGGGTTTGGCGCGTTGA
- a CDS encoding type 1 glutamine amidotransferase domain-containing protein — MATVLIPLPSTDFDPTETAVPWQTLAARGHRVLFATPDGRPAQADPRMLDGNRLGPLKPILRADANARRAHAAMVESAAFRQPIAWADIAALDYDGLLLPGGHAPGMRPYLESPLLQAAVADSFARGRPVGAVCHGVLVVSRARGADGRSVLYGRRTTGLLAQQELAAWWLTRAWLGDYYRTYPQTVQDEVTAVLARPEDFVSGPTALRRDSPERLELGFVVRDGNYVSARWPGMCIDWRRSSRGCWRVEPGGFSASPSGRGVG, encoded by the coding sequence ATGGCCACCGTACTGATCCCGCTGCCGAGCACCGACTTCGACCCGACCGAGACCGCGGTCCCCTGGCAGACGCTCGCCGCGCGCGGCCACCGCGTACTGTTCGCCACGCCCGACGGCCGCCCGGCCCAGGCCGATCCGCGCATGCTCGACGGCAATCGCCTCGGCCCGCTGAAGCCCATCCTGCGCGCCGACGCCAACGCCCGCCGCGCCCATGCGGCGATGGTGGAGAGCGCCGCCTTCAGGCAGCCGATCGCCTGGGCCGACATCGCCGCGCTCGACTACGACGGCCTGCTGCTGCCCGGCGGCCACGCGCCGGGCATGCGGCCCTACCTCGAATCGCCGCTGCTGCAGGCGGCGGTAGCCGACAGCTTCGCCCGCGGCAGGCCGGTCGGCGCGGTCTGCCACGGCGTGCTGGTGGTGTCGCGCGCACGCGGCGCCGACGGGCGTTCGGTGCTGTACGGCCGCCGCACCACCGGCCTGTTGGCGCAGCAGGAGCTGGCGGCCTGGTGGCTGACGCGGGCCTGGCTCGGCGATTACTACCGCACCTATCCGCAGACGGTGCAGGACGAGGTGACGGCGGTGCTGGCGCGGCCCGAGGACTTCGTCAGCGGCCCGACGGCGCTGCGGCGCGACAGCCCGGAACGGCTCGAGCTGGGCTTCGTGGTGCGCGACGGCAACTATGTGTCGGCGCGCTGGCCGGGGATGTGCATCGACTGGCGGAGGAGTTCGCGGGGATGCTGGCGGGTTGAGCCGGGCGGATTCAGCGCCTCTCCCTCCGGGAGAGGGGTTGGGTGA
- a CDS encoding transaminase, with protein MLPGEDAAVVGELLAQRFGLPFWQFALTATDANRFVIRWARAVTGRSKVLVFNGCYHGTVDDVFVDLVDGVPTQRDSLLGQVYDLTRHTAVVEFNDLAALEVALAAGDVACVLAEPAMTNVGMVLPQPGFWAAARALIRAAGALLVCDETHTISTGPGGYARAHGLEPDFFVLGKPVGGGVACAVYGFTAELAARMQATKSAAPPGHSGIGTTLTANALAMAAMRANLESVMTEAAYAHMFALAERLAAGLRAAIGRHGLPWCVSQVGARTEFQFCAAPPVNGSEAEAAMDHGLEHALHLYLLNRGVLITPFHNMMLVCPETTAGMWIGWWRWSRRRLES; from the coding sequence ATGCTGCCGGGCGAGGACGCCGCCGTGGTCGGCGAATTGCTGGCGCAGCGCTTCGGCCTGCCGTTCTGGCAGTTCGCGCTGACCGCCACCGACGCCAACCGCTTCGTGATCCGCTGGGCGCGCGCCGTCACCGGCCGCAGCAAGGTGCTGGTGTTCAACGGCTGCTACCACGGCACCGTCGACGACGTCTTCGTCGACCTGGTCGACGGCGTGCCGACCCAGCGCGACAGCCTCCTGGGCCAGGTCTACGACCTGACCCGTCACACCGCGGTGGTCGAATTCAACGACCTGGCCGCGCTCGAGGTCGCGCTGGCGGCCGGCGACGTCGCCTGCGTGCTGGCCGAGCCGGCCATGACCAACGTCGGCATGGTGCTGCCGCAGCCGGGCTTCTGGGCCGCGGCCCGCGCGCTGATCCGCGCCGCCGGCGCGCTGCTGGTCTGCGACGAGACCCACACCATCTCGACCGGCCCCGGCGGCTATGCGCGCGCGCACGGCCTCGAGCCGGACTTCTTCGTGCTCGGCAAGCCGGTCGGCGGCGGCGTGGCCTGCGCGGTCTACGGCTTCACCGCCGAGCTGGCCGCCCGCATGCAGGCGACCAAGTCGGCCGCCCCGCCCGGCCACTCGGGCATCGGCACCACGCTGACCGCCAACGCGCTGGCGATGGCGGCGATGCGCGCCAACCTCGAGTCGGTGATGACCGAGGCGGCCTACGCCCATATGTTCGCGCTGGCCGAACGGCTGGCCGCCGGCCTGCGCGCCGCGATCGGCCGCCACGGCCTGCCCTGGTGCGTGAGCCAGGTCGGCGCGCGCACCGAATTCCAGTTCTGCGCCGCGCCGCCGGTCAACGGCAGCGAGGCCGAGGCGGCGATGGACCATGGACTGGAGCATGCGCTGCACCTCTATCTGCTCAACCGCGGCGTGCTGATCACGCCGTTCCACAACATGATGCTGGTGTGCCCGGAGACGACGGCGGGGATGTGGATCGGCTGGTGGCGGTGGTCGAGGAGGCGATTGGAGAGCTGA
- a CDS encoding aminotransferase-like domain-containing protein, with product MLQLDPTAATPLTEQIVAGVVAKIERGVLAEGARLPSVRGLAQAVGVSPFTVAEAYNRLVAAGWIGAQRARGYFVAPRRTAAEPAPRAPVDDSWLLQRVYEDSGLQLQAGGGWLPPDWLYEDGVRAALRQLAKAPGELLTRYGHPQGLPALRAHLQWRLALRGIEAPAERIVLTHGASQGLDLALRLLVRPGDAVLIDAPGYSTLIAALLAHGARLHGVPRTAQGPDPAALARLAAEHRTVAFFTTSALHNPTGTSTTAAVAHQVLKLAERHDFRVIEDDPFADLVATPAPTLASLDGLERVIYLGSFSKTMSPALRVGYLAADAATVARASQLKMSSGLTGSEIMESAALAMLGDGHHRGHLDRLRERLGEAQARVCGRLAELGWQVFHRPAGGLFLWAEAPSGLDAERLTAAAAAAGIALAPGRFYLPGGEASRHFRFNAAWADDSRLYGWLADQAGR from the coding sequence ATGCTCCAGCTCGACCCCACCGCTGCCACCCCGCTGACCGAGCAGATCGTCGCCGGCGTCGTCGCCAAGATCGAGCGCGGCGTGCTGGCCGAGGGCGCCCGCCTGCCGTCGGTGCGCGGGCTGGCCCAGGCGGTCGGCGTCAGCCCGTTCACCGTGGCCGAGGCTTACAACCGGCTGGTGGCGGCCGGCTGGATCGGCGCCCAGCGCGCGCGCGGCTATTTCGTCGCGCCGCGCCGCACGGCGGCCGAGCCGGCGCCGCGCGCGCCGGTCGACGACAGCTGGCTCTTGCAGCGCGTCTACGAGGACAGCGGCCTGCAGCTGCAGGCCGGCGGCGGCTGGCTGCCGCCCGACTGGCTGTACGAGGACGGCGTGCGCGCCGCGCTACGCCAACTGGCCAAGGCGCCGGGCGAGCTGCTCACCCGCTACGGCCATCCGCAGGGCCTGCCGGCATTGCGCGCCCACCTGCAATGGCGGCTGGCGCTGCGCGGCATCGAGGCGCCGGCCGAGCGCATCGTGCTCACCCACGGCGCCAGCCAGGGGCTGGACCTGGCGCTGCGGCTGCTGGTGCGGCCGGGCGACGCGGTGCTGATCGACGCGCCCGGCTACTCGACCCTGATCGCCGCGCTGCTCGCCCACGGCGCGCGCCTCCACGGCGTGCCGCGCACCGCGCAGGGCCCGGACCCGGCCGCGCTGGCCCGGCTGGCGGCCGAACACCGGACGGTCGCCTTCTTCACCACCAGCGCGCTGCACAACCCGACCGGCACCAGCACCACCGCCGCGGTGGCGCATCAGGTGCTCAAGCTGGCCGAGCGGCACGACTTCCGCGTGATCGAGGACGACCCGTTCGCCGACCTGGTGGCGACGCCGGCGCCGACGCTGGCCAGCCTCGACGGCCTGGAGCGCGTGATCTACCTCGGCAGCTTTTCCAAGACGATGTCGCCGGCGCTGCGGGTCGGCTACCTGGCGGCCGACGCCGCCACCGTGGCGCGCGCCAGCCAGCTCAAGATGAGCTCGGGCCTGACCGGCTCGGAGATCATGGAATCGGCCGCGCTGGCGATGCTCGGCGACGGCCACCACCGCGGCCATCTCGACCGCCTGCGCGAGCGGCTCGGCGAAGCGCAGGCGCGCGTCTGCGGCAGGCTGGCCGAGCTCGGCTGGCAGGTGTTCCACCGGCCGGCCGGCGGCCTGTTCCTGTGGGCCGAGGCGCCGAGCGGGCTCGATGCCGAACGGCTCACCGCCGCCGCAGCCGCGGCCGGCATCGCGCTGGCGCCGGGCCGCTTCTACCTGCCCGGTGGCGAGGCCAGCCGGCATTTCCGCTTCAACGCCGCCTGGGCCGACGACAGCCGGCTGTACGGCTGGCTGGCCGACCAGGCCGGTCGCTGA
- a CDS encoding substrate-binding periplasmic protein, translating into MHHAILFTVALAGALALAATEARADTISIRADPWCPYNCAPGNARPGYMIEIAQAVFGAAGHTVDYQSLNWSRALAEARDGRIVAVAGASDQEIVEYKLVPTPQSLGRSINCFLAPRDSAWQYAGPASLAGLKVGTIQDYSYGLALDGFFKSNPGVAQPVTGEDALDRNLEKLARKRLDVLVDDRAVLLYTLASKKIGSEVKEAGCEKNSGSAGLYIAFSPRNPKAREYARLLAEGMQAMRKDGRLKAILAKYGAPDWM; encoded by the coding sequence ATGCACCACGCCATCCTGTTCACCGTCGCGCTCGCCGGCGCGCTGGCCCTGGCCGCCACCGAAGCGCGCGCCGACACCATCAGCATCCGCGCCGACCCGTGGTGCCCGTACAACTGCGCGCCGGGCAACGCCCGGCCGGGCTACATGATCGAGATCGCCCAGGCGGTGTTCGGCGCGGCCGGCCACACGGTGGACTACCAGAGCCTCAACTGGAGCCGCGCGCTGGCCGAGGCGCGCGACGGCAGGATCGTGGCGGTGGCCGGCGCCAGCGACCAGGAGATCGTCGAATACAAGCTGGTGCCGACGCCGCAGTCGCTGGGCCGCTCGATCAACTGCTTCCTCGCCCCGCGCGACAGCGCCTGGCAATACGCCGGGCCGGCCTCGCTGGCCGGGCTCAAGGTCGGCACCATCCAGGACTACTCCTACGGCCTGGCGCTCGACGGCTTCTTCAAGTCCAACCCCGGCGTGGCCCAGCCGGTGACCGGCGAGGACGCGCTCGACCGCAACCTGGAGAAGCTGGCCAGGAAGCGGCTCGACGTGCTGGTCGACGACCGCGCGGTGCTGCTCTATACGCTGGCCAGCAAGAAGATCGGCAGCGAGGTCAAGGAGGCCGGCTGCGAGAAGAACAGCGGCAGCGCCGGCCTCTACATCGCCTTCTCGCCGCGCAACCCCAAGGCGCGCGAGTACGCCAGGCTGCTGGCGGAGGGGATGCAGGCGATGCGGAAGGATGGGCGGCTGAAGGCGATCCTGGCCAAGTACGGCGCGCCTGATTGGATGTGA